Proteins from a single region of Aestuariirhabdus haliotis:
- the hflX gene encoding ribosome rescue GTPase HflX translates to MFFERHEGGEHAILVHPEFSEDSEREDPREFEELVSSAGARAVAFLSVARQQPSPRFFVGRGKVDEIRDLVAHHEADIVIFNHALSPSQERNLEQEFQCRVLDRTGLILDIFAQRARTHEGKLQVELAQLQHMSTRLVRGWTHLERQKGGIGLRGPGETQLETDRRLLRGRIKAITKRLERVRKQRDQGRRSRRRAQIPNVSLVGYTNAGKSTLFNHLTDAEVYAADQLFATLDPTLRRINVDELGPVVLADTVGFIRHLPHKLVEAFRATLEESAQADLLLHVVDAADPERDDNIHQVNLVLNEIGAGEVPVLQVYNKIDLLEGVEPRIQRNEHGEPERIWCSAHSGAGIELLLQAISERLGEDLVHMDLPLAPDQGRLRARLFALGGVVQEHHDESGQMLVEVRMPRHDLARLLKEAGLDPLPLLDDESLDGLAAEGEAT, encoded by the coding sequence TTGTTTTTTGAACGCCACGAAGGTGGTGAGCATGCCATACTGGTTCATCCCGAATTCTCAGAAGACAGCGAGCGTGAAGATCCCCGTGAGTTTGAAGAGCTGGTCAGCTCGGCGGGTGCTCGAGCGGTAGCTTTTCTTTCGGTCGCTCGACAGCAGCCTAGCCCCCGTTTCTTTGTGGGGCGAGGCAAGGTGGATGAGATACGAGATCTGGTCGCTCACCACGAAGCTGATATCGTTATTTTCAATCACGCCCTGAGCCCTTCTCAAGAACGAAATCTTGAGCAGGAGTTTCAGTGTCGTGTGCTCGACCGTACGGGCCTGATTCTGGATATCTTTGCTCAGCGTGCCCGCACCCACGAGGGTAAGTTGCAGGTCGAACTGGCTCAATTACAGCATATGAGCACAAGGCTGGTTCGTGGTTGGACCCACCTGGAGCGGCAGAAGGGTGGTATTGGTCTGCGTGGTCCGGGTGAAACCCAGCTGGAAACCGATCGACGTTTATTGCGGGGCCGTATCAAAGCCATCACCAAGCGTCTCGAGCGAGTGCGCAAGCAGCGTGATCAGGGGCGGCGTTCCCGTCGCCGGGCGCAGATTCCTAATGTCTCGCTGGTTGGGTACACCAACGCCGGCAAGTCCACCCTGTTTAATCATCTGACCGATGCCGAGGTGTATGCGGCCGATCAGCTGTTTGCGACGCTTGATCCGACTCTGCGTCGTATTAATGTTGATGAGCTCGGCCCGGTCGTGCTGGCTGACACTGTGGGCTTTATTCGTCATCTTCCCCATAAATTGGTCGAAGCGTTCCGGGCAACGCTGGAAGAGTCGGCTCAAGCCGATCTTTTATTGCATGTAGTGGACGCAGCCGATCCTGAACGGGATGACAATATTCATCAGGTGAACCTGGTGTTGAACGAAATCGGGGCCGGCGAGGTTCCTGTGTTACAGGTTTACAATAAAATCGATCTGCTGGAGGGGGTTGAGCCTCGTATCCAGCGTAATGAACATGGTGAGCCCGAGCGCATCTGGTGCTCCGCCCATAGCGGTGCGGGTATTGAGTTGTTGTTGCAGGCGATCAGTGAGCGTCTGGGCGAAGATTTGGTGCATATGGATCTGCCCCTGGCCCCCGATCAGGGGCGTCTGAGGGCGCGACTGTTTGCCTTGGGTGGCGTCGTTCAGGAGCATCATGATGAGAGCGGTCAAATGCTGGTTGAGGTGAGAATGCCTCGCCATGATTTAGCGCGATTGTTAAAGGAAGCAGGTCTTGATCCACTTCCCCTGCTGGACGATGAATCCCTGGATGGGCTTGCAGCCGAGGGTGAGGCTACATAA
- the hflK gene encoding FtsH protease activity modulator HflK: MAWNEPGGNGKNQDPWGGGNRGGNQGPPDLDEAFRKLQEKLNGIFGGKGGGASSSSSGSSGMLIVVLLVAFAAYIWNAVYIVDQKERAVVLRFGEYLETVNPGLHIYFPPIDSKYQENVTEFRTYNLRHQMLTEDENIVEVAMSVQYNIAELKDFVLNVENPESSLEQATQSALRHVVGGSEMHSVLTEGREAMADEVRERLQSYIDNYGSGINVGKINVESTSAPREVQAAFDDVIRAREDKERSQNRAQSYANAIVPEARGEAQRMLEEAEGYRQEVIARAEGEASRFSQLLAEYTKAPEVTRQRLYLDTMQEVLGKSNKVLVDVEGGNNMMYLPLDKIMQEQTSITSGGKVELSPQQVRDLANKVAEDLRSRSNTSTRSGRNAQ, from the coding sequence ATGGCCTGGAATGAACCGGGTGGTAACGGCAAAAATCAGGACCCTTGGGGGGGTGGCAATCGAGGTGGAAACCAGGGGCCGCCAGACCTCGACGAGGCATTCCGCAAGCTCCAGGAGAAGCTGAACGGCATCTTCGGTGGCAAAGGAGGGGGGGCTTCCTCATCCAGTAGTGGCAGCAGCGGTATGTTGATTGTCGTATTACTGGTCGCTTTTGCGGCTTATATATGGAACGCAGTCTATATCGTCGACCAGAAAGAGCGGGCGGTTGTACTGCGTTTCGGTGAGTACCTTGAAACCGTAAATCCAGGTCTGCATATCTATTTTCCGCCTATTGATAGCAAGTATCAGGAAAATGTGACGGAGTTTCGGACCTATAATCTGCGCCACCAGATGCTGACCGAAGACGAGAATATCGTCGAGGTTGCCATGTCGGTTCAATACAATATCGCCGAGTTGAAAGACTTTGTGCTCAATGTTGAGAACCCCGAGAGCAGTCTCGAGCAAGCCACGCAAAGTGCCTTGCGTCATGTTGTGGGTGGTTCGGAGATGCACTCGGTGCTGACCGAAGGGCGTGAAGCTATGGCTGATGAGGTGCGTGAGCGCCTGCAAAGCTATATCGATAACTACGGCTCTGGTATCAATGTCGGTAAAATTAACGTCGAGAGTACCTCTGCTCCCCGTGAAGTTCAGGCCGCATTTGATGACGTAATCCGGGCTCGAGAGGATAAGGAACGTTCCCAGAACCGTGCACAATCCTACGCCAATGCCATCGTTCCAGAGGCACGCGGTGAAGCTCAGCGTATGCTGGAGGAAGCCGAAGGTTATCGTCAGGAAGTGATTGCACGGGCGGAAGGTGAGGCGAGCCGTTTCAGCCAGTTATTGGCTGAGTATACGAAGGCGCCCGAGGTGACTCGTCAGCGTCTGTACCTGGACACCATGCAGGAAGTGCTGGGTAAGAGTAACAAGGTGCTGGTTGATGTGGAGGGTGGTAATAACATGATGTATCTGCCTCTCGACAAAATCATGCAAGAACAAACCAGTATTACGTCCGGTGGCAAGGTGGAGCTGAGCCCCCAGCAGGTACGTGATCTGGCCAACAAGGTGGCCGAGGATCTACGGTCACGTAGCAATACCAGTACTCGTAGTGGGAGGAATGCACAATGA
- the hflC gene encoding protease modulator HflC, with protein sequence MSPKSMLGVILLAAVVLLGLESLYVVSERERAVVLRFGELIKPNVQPGLHIKAPFIDKVRIFDGRLLTLDSSPERFLTQEKKALIIDSFVKWRIDNVETFYTATSGDIRRANQLLSQRVESRLRNIVGSKTLQEVVSGERDQLMEFITNNLNGIARQELGVAVADVRIKGIDLPPQVSDSVFERMATERDKEAQEIRSQGNEQAEVIRADADRQKRVLLAEAFRDAEKARGDGDAKAAAIYAKAYNADAEFFSFYRSLQAYKETFRKQGDIMVLDPDSDFFHYLKQSGAK encoded by the coding sequence ATGAGCCCGAAGAGTATGTTAGGCGTAATTCTGCTGGCAGCCGTTGTCCTGCTGGGTTTGGAAAGCCTGTATGTGGTCAGCGAGCGTGAGCGTGCGGTCGTACTGCGCTTTGGTGAATTGATCAAGCCGAATGTGCAGCCGGGTCTGCATATTAAGGCTCCCTTTATCGATAAGGTGCGCATCTTTGATGGTCGCTTGCTGACGTTGGATTCCTCTCCCGAGCGTTTTCTGACGCAGGAGAAAAAGGCCCTGATCATCGACTCCTTTGTTAAGTGGCGCATCGACAACGTTGAAACCTTCTATACCGCAACGTCCGGTGATATACGTCGTGCCAACCAGCTGCTGTCCCAGCGGGTTGAATCTCGTCTGCGTAACATTGTTGGTAGCAAGACCTTGCAAGAAGTGGTTTCCGGCGAGCGAGATCAGTTGATGGAGTTCATCACCAATAACCTTAATGGCATTGCCCGCCAGGAGCTGGGTGTGGCCGTAGCGGATGTGCGTATCAAGGGCATTGATCTGCCGCCTCAGGTCAGCGATTCGGTGTTTGAGCGAATGGCGACCGAGCGGGATAAAGAGGCTCAGGAGATACGTTCTCAGGGTAACGAGCAAGCTGAAGTGATTCGTGCGGATGCGGACCGTCAGAAGCGTGTGTTGCTGGCGGAGGCTTTCCGTGATGCAGAAAAAGCCCGAGGCGATGGCGATGCCAAGGCGGCGGCTATCTATGCCAAGGCCTATAATGCAGACGCCGAGTTCTTTTCCTTCTATCGTAGCTTGCAGGCCTATAAAGAAACCTTCCGCAAGCAAGGCGATATTATGGTGCTTGACCCCGATAGTGACTTCTTCCACTATCTCAAGCAATCTGGTGCCAAATAG
- a CDS encoding DUF2065 domain-containing protein, protein MDFWHQLLVAFCLMLVLEGIVPFLYPRRWRVLVAQLATVDDRTLRIMGLVTMLCGTGLLYLVN, encoded by the coding sequence ATGGATTTTTGGCACCAGCTGCTAGTGGCGTTTTGCCTGATGTTGGTACTGGAGGGAATCGTTCCCTTTCTGTATCCTCGCCGCTGGCGAGTGTTGGTCGCGCAATTGGCGACCGTCGATGATCGAACATTGAGGATAATGGGGCTGGTAACCATGCTATGCGGCACGGGCCTGCTCTACCTGGTGAACTGA
- a CDS encoding ATP phosphoribosyltransferase regulatory subunit, translating to MTIADRWLLPDGIDEVLPAAAAQIERVRRELLDLYTSWGYELVIPPHIEYLESLQAGAGHDLDLQTFKVVDQLTGRMMGLRADTTPSVARIDAHTLRREGPVRLCYCGSVFHTKADASSASRSPIQLGAELYGHAGFQSDVEIMSLMLTTLHRAGQSRINVDMGHAGIFRGLVRESGLDNDQQERLFDALQRKANPEIRELVEASVTDPAIAEMLCLLPHLNGDISILAAASEKLAAAPDDVREALKLLQQIATGVQQTFPEVSLYFDLSELSGYNYNYHTGVVFAAYLPGSGQSIAKGGRYDGIGAAFGRARPATGFSTDLKLLLGLMASEAKPATAIFAPQHADAELVQSLREQGECVIYELPGQSQDAVDLGCNRRLVETSGGWQIESVEQ from the coding sequence ATGACGATAGCTGATCGCTGGCTGCTGCCGGATGGGATCGACGAGGTGTTGCCCGCTGCGGCGGCGCAGATTGAAAGGGTGCGCCGTGAGCTGCTCGACCTCTATACCAGTTGGGGCTATGAGCTGGTAATCCCCCCTCATATTGAATACCTCGAATCCCTGCAAGCAGGTGCCGGGCATGACCTGGATCTGCAAACCTTTAAAGTGGTCGATCAGCTGACAGGGCGTATGATGGGTTTAAGGGCCGATACCACGCCATCGGTGGCTCGTATCGATGCCCACACCCTGCGACGCGAGGGTCCGGTTCGTCTCTGCTATTGCGGTAGTGTTTTTCACACGAAGGCCGATGCCTCGTCGGCCTCACGTAGCCCGATACAGCTGGGTGCGGAACTATATGGCCACGCCGGTTTCCAGAGTGACGTCGAGATCATGTCGCTGATGCTGACGACCTTACATCGTGCAGGTCAAAGTCGCATCAATGTGGATATGGGGCACGCCGGCATTTTCCGCGGTCTGGTGCGTGAATCGGGCCTCGATAATGATCAGCAGGAGCGCCTGTTTGACGCCCTGCAGCGTAAGGCAAATCCGGAAATACGTGAACTGGTAGAGGCTTCGGTAACGGATCCTGCGATTGCCGAAATGCTTTGCCTGCTACCTCACCTCAATGGTGATATCTCTATTTTGGCCGCTGCCAGCGAGAAGCTGGCAGCGGCCCCCGATGATGTTCGTGAAGCGCTAAAACTGCTGCAGCAGATCGCCACCGGGGTACAACAGACGTTTCCTGAGGTATCGCTGTATTTCGATCTCAGTGAACTCAGTGGATACAACTATAACTACCATACTGGGGTCGTGTTTGCGGCCTACCTCCCGGGCAGCGGTCAATCGATTGCCAAGGGTGGACGTTACGATGGTATCGGTGCCGCCTTTGGGCGAGCACGGCCGGCCACCGGTTTTAGTACAGACCTCAAGCTCTTGCTGGGGTTAATGGCCTCAGAAGCCAAACCGGCCACGGCTATTTTTGCACCCCAGCACGCTGATGCTGAATTGGTGCAGTCCTTGCGTGAGCAAGGCGAATGTGTGATTTATGAGTTACCGGGACAGTCGCAGGATGCGGTTGATTTGGGTTGCAATCGTCGCCTGGTGGAGACCTCGGGTGGTTGGCAGATCGAGTCGGTTGAACAATAG
- a CDS encoding adenylosuccinate synthase, translated as MGKNVVVLGTQWGDEGKGKIVDLLTDQAAAVVRFQGGHNAGHTLVIDGEKTVLHLIPSGILREGVTCYIGNGVVLSPEALLKEMAELEEQGIPVAERLRLSPACPLILPFHIALDQAREKARGNAKIGTTGRGIGPAYEDKVARRGLRVADLAYPERFATKLKEVMEYHNFMLTNYYQEPAIDYQQVLDSFLEMGRILAPMVVNVVDELHRHRLDGDKIMFEGAQGSLLDIDHGTYPFVTSSNTTAGGTATGSGVGPLYLDYILGITKAYTTRVGSGPFPTELGCEVGEHLAKKGHEFGATTGRARRCGWFDAVALRHAVQVNSISGLCLTKLDVMDGLEKIQVCVGYRNAEGELSASPVDAEDYEALQPIYEELPGWSESTIGAQSIDALPANAQSYIKRIAELVGAPIDIVSTGPDRKETIVLRHPFAE; from the coding sequence ATGGGTAAAAATGTTGTAGTGCTGGGCACCCAATGGGGTGATGAAGGCAAGGGCAAAATCGTTGATTTGCTCACCGACCAAGCTGCTGCGGTTGTCCGCTTCCAGGGTGGGCATAATGCCGGTCATACTTTGGTGATTGATGGGGAAAAAACGGTATTGCACCTGATTCCTTCGGGTATTCTGCGTGAAGGCGTTACCTGTTACATCGGTAATGGCGTCGTGTTATCACCGGAAGCCCTGTTGAAAGAGATGGCTGAACTCGAGGAGCAGGGCATTCCCGTTGCGGAGCGCTTGCGTTTAAGCCCTGCCTGCCCGTTGATTCTGCCTTTCCATATCGCCCTTGATCAGGCGCGGGAAAAAGCGCGTGGTAACGCCAAGATCGGTACCACCGGTCGTGGCATTGGCCCGGCTTATGAGGACAAGGTAGCACGTCGTGGTTTGCGAGTAGCCGACCTGGCGTATCCAGAGCGTTTTGCGACCAAACTGAAAGAGGTGATGGAATATCACAACTTCATGTTAACCAATTACTATCAGGAACCCGCAATCGATTATCAACAGGTGCTGGATAGCTTCCTGGAGATGGGCCGGATCCTCGCGCCGATGGTCGTGAACGTGGTTGATGAGCTGCACCGTCATCGTCTCGATGGTGACAAAATCATGTTTGAAGGTGCGCAGGGATCCTTGCTCGATATCGATCATGGCACTTACCCTTTTGTCACCTCGTCCAATACCACAGCCGGTGGTACAGCAACCGGTAGTGGTGTCGGTCCTTTGTATCTGGACTACATCCTCGGCATCACCAAGGCCTATACCACTCGTGTGGGTTCCGGTCCTTTCCCGACCGAACTGGGTTGTGAAGTGGGTGAGCATCTGGCCAAGAAAGGCCATGAGTTCGGTGCTACCACGGGTCGTGCCCGTCGTTGTGGTTGGTTCGATGCGGTGGCTTTGCGCCATGCCGTGCAGGTCAACAGTATTTCCGGGCTCTGCCTGACCAAGCTTGATGTCATGGATGGCCTGGAAAAGATTCAGGTTTGTGTGGGTTACCGCAATGCAGAGGGCGAGCTGAGTGCCAGCCCGGTGGACGCCGAAGATTACGAAGCGCTTCAACCGATCTATGAGGAGCTGCCCGGATGGAGCGAATCGACCATCGGCGCGCAATCAATCGATGCGTTGCCTGCTAATGCGCAATCCTATATCAAGCGCATTGCCGAGTTGGTCGGCGCACCTATCGATATTGTCTCAACGGGTCCGGACCGCAAGGAAACAATCGTTTTACGTCATCCTTTCGCCGAATAA
- the rnr gene encoding ribonuclease R, producing MSKNWNRKDPHADREARNYDNPIPSRELIMQHLDERGAPAAHRTLCKELGLAEEGQQEALQFRLRAMCRDGQLVQNRKGSFGLMSKMDLIPGRVQGHKDGYGFLVPDAGGDDLFLSHGQMRRLFDGDRAVVRVAGVDRRGRREGQLVEVLERNTQALVGRYFEENGSAFVVPDNPRLGHDVQIADSSLKVRQGQFVMVDITAQPGKHTAPKGVVKEVLGDHMAPGMEIDVALRSHQLPHQWPDEVLDQIKSFSETVTESDKESRVDLRQLPLVTIDGEDARDFDDAVYCEAKRGGGWRLYVAIADVSHYVQVNTALDEEAQNRATSVYFPGQVIPMLPEILSNGLCSLNPLVDRLAMVCEMTISAKGKLSGYRFYEAVIQSHARLTYTQVGCVLESPASREGKQLSKELHHLMPHLRDLFALYKVLRQSREQRGAIDFETVETRILFGEERKIERIVPTQRNEAHKLIEECMLCANVATARFLEKLDVPALYRVHPGPKKEKLENLHKFLGELGLSLPGRDTPEPRDYQQLLEQVKDRPDAHMIQSMMLRSLGQATYTPSNDGHFGLAYSAYSHFTSPIRRYPDLLVHRAIRFMIRSSAQGATESGERRSNVFARLKDAIQPRGEMAVVGRVKGAELLKQSQIYPYDLPRMLSLGEHCSMAERRADEAVRDVEAWLKCEYMQSHIGETYPGVVTAVTGFGLFVELEDIFVEGLVHVTGLSNDYYHFDPAHQRLTGERSGVSYRLGDELMVKVVRVDLDEKKIDFELADGKPPKRGKKSRSASGKSARGKSDAKKTGGRTGNKTGKRSASSRSATRPAGELVSEGGKKKSSKPKSSKSKVRRSARKKTSR from the coding sequence ATGAGCAAAAACTGGAATCGTAAAGACCCTCACGCCGACCGCGAAGCGCGTAATTACGATAATCCGATTCCCAGTCGCGAGCTGATAATGCAGCACCTCGACGAGCGTGGAGCCCCCGCAGCTCATCGGACTCTGTGCAAGGAGCTGGGCCTGGCCGAAGAAGGGCAGCAGGAAGCGCTTCAGTTTCGTTTACGGGCCATGTGCCGTGATGGACAGCTGGTACAGAATCGTAAGGGCAGCTTCGGCCTGATGAGCAAGATGGATCTGATTCCCGGCCGGGTTCAGGGACACAAGGATGGTTATGGTTTTCTGGTGCCCGATGCAGGCGGTGACGATCTGTTCCTCAGTCATGGCCAGATGCGCCGCTTGTTCGATGGTGATCGGGCGGTGGTCAGGGTGGCTGGCGTTGATCGTCGAGGTCGCCGAGAGGGGCAATTGGTCGAAGTACTGGAACGTAATACGCAGGCGTTGGTAGGGCGCTATTTTGAGGAGAACGGGAGTGCTTTTGTGGTGCCGGACAATCCGCGCCTGGGGCACGATGTGCAGATTGCCGACTCCAGCCTGAAAGTTCGACAGGGCCAGTTTGTGATGGTGGATATTACCGCGCAACCGGGCAAGCATACGGCTCCCAAAGGTGTTGTTAAAGAGGTGCTGGGGGATCATATGGCGCCGGGGATGGAGATTGACGTTGCTTTGCGCTCCCATCAGCTACCGCATCAATGGCCCGATGAAGTGCTGGATCAGATTAAAAGTTTCAGTGAAACCGTGACTGAGAGCGATAAAGAGTCACGGGTGGACTTGCGTCAATTACCGCTGGTCACCATCGATGGTGAAGATGCCCGGGATTTTGATGATGCCGTGTATTGCGAGGCCAAACGTGGCGGAGGCTGGCGGCTCTATGTGGCCATAGCGGATGTCTCCCATTATGTTCAGGTCAATACGGCGCTGGATGAAGAGGCGCAGAACCGGGCTACTTCGGTGTATTTTCCCGGTCAGGTGATCCCCATGCTGCCGGAAATTCTTTCCAATGGCCTGTGTTCATTGAATCCTCTGGTTGATCGTTTGGCGATGGTTTGTGAAATGACCATCAGCGCCAAAGGAAAGTTGAGTGGTTATCGTTTTTATGAGGCCGTTATTCAATCCCATGCGCGACTGACCTACACTCAGGTGGGTTGTGTGCTGGAGAGTCCGGCGTCGAGAGAGGGTAAGCAGCTAAGCAAGGAGCTGCATCATCTAATGCCACATCTGCGTGACCTGTTTGCGCTCTACAAAGTGCTGCGCCAGAGTCGCGAGCAGCGCGGTGCAATCGATTTTGAAACCGTGGAGACCCGCATACTGTTTGGCGAAGAGCGTAAGATCGAGCGCATCGTGCCGACCCAGCGAAACGAAGCCCATAAACTCATCGAGGAATGCATGCTGTGTGCGAATGTGGCAACGGCACGCTTCCTGGAAAAGCTGGATGTGCCGGCGCTCTATCGGGTCCACCCTGGGCCGAAAAAAGAGAAGCTCGAGAACTTGCACAAATTTCTCGGAGAGCTGGGCCTTAGCCTGCCCGGTCGCGATACCCCTGAACCCCGTGATTATCAGCAGTTGCTGGAGCAGGTGAAGGATCGCCCCGACGCCCATATGATTCAGTCGATGATGCTTCGCTCGCTCGGTCAGGCAACCTACACCCCCAGCAACGATGGTCATTTTGGTTTGGCTTACAGCGCCTACAGTCACTTTACTTCGCCGATTCGACGTTACCCCGACCTGCTGGTACATCGCGCCATTCGCTTTATGATTCGTTCCAGCGCTCAGGGCGCGACCGAAAGCGGTGAGCGTCGTTCCAATGTGTTTGCGCGTCTCAAGGATGCTATTCAGCCTCGGGGTGAAATGGCGGTGGTCGGTCGAGTGAAGGGGGCCGAGTTACTGAAACAGTCTCAGATCTACCCCTATGATCTGCCGCGGATGCTCTCTTTGGGTGAGCATTGCTCGATGGCCGAGCGCCGTGCCGATGAAGCGGTACGAGATGTGGAAGCCTGGCTTAAATGCGAATACATGCAGTCCCATATTGGCGAAACCTATCCCGGGGTGGTGACCGCCGTGACCGGATTCGGGTTGTTTGTCGAGCTGGAGGATATTTTTGTCGAGGGTCTGGTACACGTTACCGGGCTGAGTAACGACTACTATCATTTTGATCCGGCTCACCAGCGTCTTACGGGTGAGCGTAGCGGTGTCAGTTATCGTCTGGGCGATGAGCTGATGGTCAAGGTGGTCCGGGTTGATCTGGATGAGAAGAAGATCGATTTCGAGCTTGCCGATGGTAAACCGCCCAAGCGCGGTAAAAAATCCCGTTCGGCCAGTGGTAAAAGTGCGCGAGGAAAATCGGACGCTAAAAAAACTGGAGGGCGTACCGGAAATAAAACCGGTAAGCGCAGTGCCTCGTCACGGAGTGCGACTCGCCCCGCGGGTGAGCTTGTTAGTGAGGGCGGGAAAAAGAAATCGTCAAAGCCAAAGTCATCGAAAAGTAAGGTGCGCCGTTCAGCGCGTAAAAAGACCAGTCGCTAG
- the rlmB gene encoding 23S rRNA (guanosine(2251)-2'-O)-methyltransferase RlmB: protein MSSEISFGIHAVASMLDNHPEQIQELILQRGKRGGRIDELLLRAEQAGIRISYKDKRWMDEQLDGVHQGVAARVAMLQAGNEKRLEQILDALDEPPLLLILDGITDPHNLGACLRSADAAGVHAVISAKDRSAPLNATVRKVACGAAEVTPYIAVTNLARTMKALQQRGVWITGTAGEATESLFELDMTGPLALVMGAEGKGMRRLTREHCDRLAYLPMAGEVSSLNVSVATGVCLFEAVRQRKT from the coding sequence GTGAGTAGTGAAATCAGTTTCGGGATCCATGCCGTCGCTTCCATGCTGGATAACCATCCTGAACAGATTCAGGAATTAATACTGCAGCGAGGCAAACGAGGTGGACGCATCGATGAGCTGTTACTGCGTGCGGAGCAAGCAGGCATTCGTATCAGTTACAAAGACAAACGCTGGATGGATGAGCAGCTGGACGGAGTGCATCAGGGGGTCGCAGCCAGGGTGGCGATGTTGCAGGCGGGCAATGAGAAGCGTCTCGAGCAGATTCTTGATGCGCTGGATGAACCGCCGTTGTTGCTGATACTCGATGGCATCACCGACCCACACAATCTTGGCGCCTGTTTGCGTAGCGCCGATGCGGCGGGTGTGCACGCCGTCATTTCGGCCAAGGACCGTTCTGCTCCTCTGAATGCCACGGTACGCAAGGTGGCTTGCGGAGCGGCCGAAGTCACCCCTTATATTGCAGTGACGAATCTGGCTCGGACCATGAAAGCCTTGCAGCAGCGGGGTGTCTGGATCACAGGAACCGCCGGCGAAGCCACCGAATCGTTGTTCGAACTCGATATGACTGGCCCATTGGCGCTGGTGATGGGGGCTGAAGGCAAGGGGATGCGCCGCCTTACTCGAGAGCATTGTGACCGTCTGGCGTATTTGCCAATGGCGGGTGAGGTGAGCAGTTTGAATGTATCGGTGGCGACCGGGGTGTGTTTATTTGAGGCAGTTCGCCAACGTAAAACCTGA
- a CDS encoding D-2-hydroxyacid dehydrogenase, with protein sequence MRAVIVDEGTLAAGDLDLSPLLETDARWQRYPKTAPGQLAERIAGAEIVLSNKAMLDRELIMANPQLRYIGVLATGTNNVDLEAAREQGVAVTNVTGYGAPSVVQHCWSLILSLATRQGLYHRDVMAGRWQSSDSFCLLDYPIMELADKTLLLVGYGELGKGVATIAKAFGMRVVVANTPGSPNQSPERPSLDDALGEADVVSLHCPLTEHTQNLIDARRLSLLKPSTLLINTARGGLVDEAALAQALRTRSLAGAGFDVLSTEPPRQGNALLAGDIPNLILTPHSAWGSREARQRLVNIAADNLKAYLAGESRNRLV encoded by the coding sequence ATGCGCGCAGTTATTGTTGATGAAGGGACCCTGGCGGCAGGTGATCTGGACCTGTCTCCCCTGTTGGAGACGGATGCCCGTTGGCAACGTTATCCCAAGACTGCCCCGGGGCAGTTGGCCGAACGTATTGCCGGAGCGGAGATTGTGCTCTCCAACAAGGCGATGCTGGATCGGGAGCTGATCATGGCTAATCCTCAGTTGCGTTACATCGGCGTGCTGGCTACCGGAACCAATAATGTTGATCTGGAGGCGGCCCGGGAGCAAGGTGTCGCGGTGACCAATGTCACCGGCTATGGTGCGCCGAGCGTGGTTCAGCATTGTTGGTCGCTGATCCTGTCCCTGGCGACACGTCAGGGGCTCTATCATCGCGATGTTATGGCCGGGCGCTGGCAGTCCAGCGACAGCTTTTGCTTGCTGGATTATCCCATCATGGAGTTGGCGGATAAGACGCTGCTACTGGTGGGTTATGGTGAACTGGGGAAAGGCGTCGCTACCATTGCGAAAGCGTTTGGTATGCGAGTGGTCGTTGCCAATACCCCAGGTTCCCCCAATCAAAGCCCGGAACGGCCGTCACTGGACGATGCGCTCGGCGAGGCGGATGTGGTGAGTCTGCACTGCCCGCTGACCGAGCACACTCAGAATCTGATCGATGCTCGCCGCTTGTCTTTGCTGAAACCCTCGACGCTGTTGATCAATACGGCGCGAGGAGGCTTGGTGGATGAAGCGGCTCTGGCGCAAGCATTGCGCACCAGGAGTCTGGCAGGGGCCGGGTTTGATGTGCTGAGCACTGAGCCGCCGCGGCAAGGTAATGCCTTGTTGGCGGGCGATATTCCCAATCTGATCCTGACGCCTCATAGCGCCTGGGGCAGTCGCGAGGCGCGTCAACGGCTGGTCAATATCGCCGCCGACAACCTAAAAGCGTACCTTGCCGGGGAATCCCGCAACCGCTTGGTCTGA
- the rpsF gene encoding 30S ribosomal protein S6 gives MRHYEIVFLVHPDQSEQVNAMVERYTKLIEEDSGKIHRLEDWGRRQLAYPINKIHKAHYVLMNVECSNEALDELNSNFRFNDAVIRSMVIRRNEAVTEPSDILKAEESRSERRDDRRDNREGSRQEKPAAEPAASTETAESTEAAADQETASEA, from the coding sequence ATGCGTCATTATGAAATTGTATTTCTGGTGCACCCCGATCAAAGCGAGCAGGTTAACGCTATGGTCGAGCGCTACACCAAGCTGATCGAAGAGGACAGCGGCAAAATCCACCGTCTGGAGGATTGGGGTCGTCGTCAACTTGCTTACCCTATCAACAAAATCCACAAGGCCCATTACGTGCTCATGAACGTTGAGTGCAGCAATGAAGCTCTGGATGAGTTGAACAGCAACTTCCGCTTTAACGATGCCGTTATTCGTAGCATGGTTATCCGCCGCAACGAAGCCGTTACCGAGCCTTCCGATATCCTCAAGGCTGAAGAAAGCCGCAGCGAGCGTCGTGACGATCGTCGTGACAACCGTGAAGGATCTCGCCAAGAGAAGCCGGCTGCTGAACCTGCCGCCAGTACTGAAACAGCTGAAAGTACTGAAGCTGCTGCAGACCAAGAAACTGCTAGCGAAGCCTAA